A single window of Nicotiana tomentosiformis chromosome 1, ASM39032v3, whole genome shotgun sequence DNA harbors:
- the LOC104120616 gene encoding myosin-binding protein 1 isoform X1: MDVKETFSKRKTKGPFSITAALTTAFLEWLLLIFLFMDGAFAYLVTKFAQYCQLQVPCLLCSRLDHVLGKEKAGFYWDLICPNHKLKISSLVLCHSHDNLVDVHGMCESCLFSFATVNKSNAETYRLLVGKLGADPHIADEDPLLEEQTSSSSGIRKCYCCREECVSRGYAQNLFKISSSCADAAQLDAPLSETKEIGNEPSVSVLDPLPHLEYKKVKVSSDSESEAAHSDGDSSRCLLRATDYSINDSSDRCLHPEPQIFTFTDDLATEKLIHSASVPEPSLLDAKIDFRCRDFPFNMISAAAVEHGLEEINWQKAEQKTDASAPAELITFDEATPLSIVNENLVDVARETSAAEMVSQVVKDCGGVSQARSDEVLKTEAELHSKPETNETSLQTAGSFDLGDAYKLAVGNRSRQLSGKFLEQMSFKDSTRMSEDLKVLLTQLSSPRVTDTTLSEMSPRVSVNGEEIRTYEASHFIGMQILHKRISLERNESGLSLEGSAVSEIEGESVSDRLKRQVEYDRKLMAALYKELEEERNASSVAANQAMAMITRVQEEKAALNMEALQCLRVLEEQAEYDNEALQKANDLLVQKEKEIQDLEAELELYKKKLGNMALFDDALEASYDSNKAKQADTICSEGSSSFPDVNADIPTRKYGMSSREENIDKRSLILDFESERQQIMVCLNKLEERLYLFSKHEASQQSANVNSEFSTEEWVEVGNPKDLDNREIFRNNGEIEENVRLDPTADTSPSGEEVSTCKFPDESKSWLCADGDSELETLKSELSVLSSRLKALETEHCFLEHSINSLRNGDEGHRFIEEIAGHLRQLHFVWDRTHDDLARK; encoded by the exons ATGGATGTGAAGGAGACTTTTAGTAAAAGAAAAACTAAAGGTCCTTTTAGTATAACAGCAGCTTTAACTACAGCATTTCTTGAATGGTTGCTCTTGATTTTTCTGTTTATGGATGGTGCTTTCGCCTACTTAGTGACAAAGTTTGCTCAGTATTGCCAATTGCAAGTTCCATGTTTGCTTTGCTCGAGGCTGGATCATGTGCTTGGCAAGGAAAAGGCTGGGTTTTACTGGGATTTAATATGCCCCAATCATAAGTTGAAGATATCATCATTAGTTCTTTGTCATTCTCATGATAACCTTGTTGATGTTCATGGGATGTGTGAGAGTTGCCTTTTCTCATTTGCTACAGTAAATAAGTCGAATGCTGAAACCTATAGATTGCTAGTTGGAAAACTCGGGGCAGATCCTCACATTGCTGATGAGGATCCTTTACTCGAGGAACAAACCAGTAGTTCCTCAGGGATAAGAAAATGTTATTGTTGTAGAGAGGAATGTGTTTCCAGAGGATATGCCCAAAACTTGTTCAAGATATCGTCTTCATGCGCTGATGCTGCTCAACTTGATGCACCTTTATCTGAAACTAAGGAGATCGGAAATGAGCCATCTGTTTCAGTCCTTGACCCTTTGCCTCATTTGGAGTACAAAAAGGTTAAGGTTAGCTCTGATTCTGAATCAGAAGCTGCACACTCAGATGGTGATAGTTCTAGGTGTCTACTCCGTGCAACGGACTATTCTATAAATGATTCTTCAGATAGATGTTTGCATCCGGAACCTCAGATTTTTACTTTCACTGATGACCTTGCTACTGAGAAACTTATACATTCAGCTTCAGTGCCCGAACCATCACTTCTAGATGCAAAAATTGATTTCAGATGTAGAGATTTTCCTTTTAATATGATATCTGCTGCAGCTGTTGAGCATGGATTAGAGGAAATTAACTGGCAGAAAGCTGAACAGAAGACTGATGCATCTGCCCCAGCTGAGCTTATAACTTTCGATGAAGCCACCCCCTTGTCCATTGTCAACGAAAATCTTGTTGATGTAGCTCGAGAGACCT CAGCTGCGGAGATGGTCAGCCAAGTTGTCAAAGATTGTGGGGGAGTCTCTCAGGCAAGAAGTGATGAGGTCCTGAAGACCGAAGCAGAATTGCATTCTAAACCAGAGACAAATGAGACTAGTTTACAAACAGCTGGTTCGTTTGATCTAGGTGATGCTTATAAGCTGGCTGTTGGCAATAGATCAAGGCAATTATCTGGAAAGTTTTTGGAGCAGATGTCATTCAAGGATTCTACACGAATGAGTGAAGATCTGAAGGTCTTACTTACGCAACTGTCTTCTCCTCGTGTTACCGATACTACATTGAGTGAGATGAGTCCTCGGGTGTCTGTAAATGGTGAGGAAATTAGAACTTATGAAGCTTCTCACTTTATTGGAATGCAGATACTTCATAAAAGGATCTCGCTTGAGAGAAATGAATCTGGTTTATCTCTGGAAGGAAGCGCTGTGAGTGAAATTGAAGGTGAGAGTGTGTCTGATCGTTTAAAACGACAGGTGGAGTATGATAGAAAACTTATGGCTGCTCTCTATAAGGAGTTGGAGGAAGAGAGAAATGCATCCTCAGTTGCTGCAAATCAGGCAATGGCAATGATTACACGAGTACAAGAGGAGAAGGCAGCACTGAACATGGAAGCCCTGCAATGCTTAAGAGTGTTGGAAGAACAAGCTGAATATGACAATGAAGCACTGCAGAAAGCAAATGATCTTCTTGTACAGAAGGAGAAAGAGATTCAAGATTTAGAAGCTGAACTTGAACTTTACAAGAAAAAACTTGGGAACATGGCTCTCTTTGATGATGCACTTGAGGCAAGTTATGATTCAAATAAAGCTAAGCAAGCTGATACAATCTGCAGTGAAGGCAGTTCATCTTTTCCTGACGTGAATGCTGATATACCCACCAGAAAATATGGAATGTCCTCTAGAGAGGAGAACATAGATAAGAGGAGTCTGATACTTGATTTTGAAAGTGAAAGACAGCAAATTATGGTTTGTTTGAACAAATTGGAAGAAAGGCTCTATTTGTTCTCTAAGCATGAGGCTAGTCAACAGTCTGCTAATGTGAACAGCGAGTTTTCAACAGAAGAATGGGTTGAAGTGGGTAATCCGAAAGATTTGGACAAtagggaaatttttagaaataatGGTGAAATAGAGGAAAATGTGCGCCTAGATCCAACCGCTGACACAAGCCCTTCTGGTGAAGAAGTATCTACTTGCAAGTTTCCAGATGAGAGCAAATCTTGGCTGTGCGCTGATGGAGATTCTGAGTTAGAGACATTGAAAAGTGAGTTATCAGTTTTGAGCAGCAGGCTGAAAGCACTTGAAACAGAACACTGCTTTCTTGAGCATTCCATCAACTCACTGAGGAATGGAGATGAGGGGCATCGATTCATTGAGGAGATAGCTGGTCACTTGCGACAGTTGCATTTTGTTTGGGACAGAACACATGATGATCTTGCACGTAAATAA
- the LOC104120617 gene encoding uncharacterized protein At2g34160 produces MTIETMAPTAAPTPTPAQAPAPAQAQPQAQAANNNEAPKKSNRIQVSNTKKPLFFYVNLAKRYMQQHTEVELSALGMAITTVVTVAEILKNGGFATEKKVLTSTVGMKDEAKGRMVQKARIEIVLTKSEKFDKLMTPNNNGERAVAQNSAATKNNNDNKEQIKK; encoded by the exons atgacaATTGAAACAATGGCACCGACAGCAGCACCAACACCAACACCAGCTCAAGCACCAGCACCAGCACAAGCACAACCACAAGCACAAGCAGCCAACAACAATGAGGCACCGAAGAAGAGCAACAGAATTCAAGTGTCTAACACCAAAAAACCACTCTTCTTCTATGTCAACCTTGCAAAG AGGTACATGCAGCAGCATACTGAGGTTGAGCTTTCTGCTTTGGGCATGG CGATCACTACGGTTGTCACAGTAGCTGAGATTTTGAAGAATGGTGGATTTGCCACAGAGAAGA AGGTTTTAACATCCACAGTTGGAATGAAAGATGAGGCCAAAGGTCGCATGGTTCAAAAAGCAAGA ATTGAGATTGTGTTGACAAAGAGCGAAAAATTCGACAAGCTGATGACACCAAACAATAATGGTGAGCGTGCAGTAGCACAAAATTCAGCAGCAACCAAGAATAACAATGACAACAAGGAGCAAATCAAGAAGTAG
- the LOC104120616 gene encoding myosin-binding protein 1 isoform X2, producing MDVKETFSKRKTKGPFSITAALTTAFLEWLLLIFLFMDGAFAYLVTKFAQYCQLQVPCLLCSRLDHVLGKEKAGFYWDLICPNHKLKISSLVLCHSHDNLVDVHGMCESCLFSFATVNKSNAETYRLLVGKLGADPHIADEDPLLEEQTSSSSGIRKCYCCREECVSRGYAQNLFKISSSCADAAQLDAPLSETKEIGNEPSVSVLDPLPHLEYKKVKVSSDSESEAAHSDGDSSRCLLRATDYSINDSSDRCLHPEPQIFTFTDDLATEKLIHSASVPEPSLLDAKIDFRCRDFPFNMISAAAVEHGLEEINWQKAEQKTDASAPAELITFDEATPLSIVNENLVDVARETSAEMVSQVVKDCGGVSQARSDEVLKTEAELHSKPETNETSLQTAGSFDLGDAYKLAVGNRSRQLSGKFLEQMSFKDSTRMSEDLKVLLTQLSSPRVTDTTLSEMSPRVSVNGEEIRTYEASHFIGMQILHKRISLERNESGLSLEGSAVSEIEGESVSDRLKRQVEYDRKLMAALYKELEEERNASSVAANQAMAMITRVQEEKAALNMEALQCLRVLEEQAEYDNEALQKANDLLVQKEKEIQDLEAELELYKKKLGNMALFDDALEASYDSNKAKQADTICSEGSSSFPDVNADIPTRKYGMSSREENIDKRSLILDFESERQQIMVCLNKLEERLYLFSKHEASQQSANVNSEFSTEEWVEVGNPKDLDNREIFRNNGEIEENVRLDPTADTSPSGEEVSTCKFPDESKSWLCADGDSELETLKSELSVLSSRLKALETEHCFLEHSINSLRNGDEGHRFIEEIAGHLRQLHFVWDRTHDDLARK from the exons ATGGATGTGAAGGAGACTTTTAGTAAAAGAAAAACTAAAGGTCCTTTTAGTATAACAGCAGCTTTAACTACAGCATTTCTTGAATGGTTGCTCTTGATTTTTCTGTTTATGGATGGTGCTTTCGCCTACTTAGTGACAAAGTTTGCTCAGTATTGCCAATTGCAAGTTCCATGTTTGCTTTGCTCGAGGCTGGATCATGTGCTTGGCAAGGAAAAGGCTGGGTTTTACTGGGATTTAATATGCCCCAATCATAAGTTGAAGATATCATCATTAGTTCTTTGTCATTCTCATGATAACCTTGTTGATGTTCATGGGATGTGTGAGAGTTGCCTTTTCTCATTTGCTACAGTAAATAAGTCGAATGCTGAAACCTATAGATTGCTAGTTGGAAAACTCGGGGCAGATCCTCACATTGCTGATGAGGATCCTTTACTCGAGGAACAAACCAGTAGTTCCTCAGGGATAAGAAAATGTTATTGTTGTAGAGAGGAATGTGTTTCCAGAGGATATGCCCAAAACTTGTTCAAGATATCGTCTTCATGCGCTGATGCTGCTCAACTTGATGCACCTTTATCTGAAACTAAGGAGATCGGAAATGAGCCATCTGTTTCAGTCCTTGACCCTTTGCCTCATTTGGAGTACAAAAAGGTTAAGGTTAGCTCTGATTCTGAATCAGAAGCTGCACACTCAGATGGTGATAGTTCTAGGTGTCTACTCCGTGCAACGGACTATTCTATAAATGATTCTTCAGATAGATGTTTGCATCCGGAACCTCAGATTTTTACTTTCACTGATGACCTTGCTACTGAGAAACTTATACATTCAGCTTCAGTGCCCGAACCATCACTTCTAGATGCAAAAATTGATTTCAGATGTAGAGATTTTCCTTTTAATATGATATCTGCTGCAGCTGTTGAGCATGGATTAGAGGAAATTAACTGGCAGAAAGCTGAACAGAAGACTGATGCATCTGCCCCAGCTGAGCTTATAACTTTCGATGAAGCCACCCCCTTGTCCATTGTCAACGAAAATCTTGTTGATGTAGCTCGAGAGACCT CTGCGGAGATGGTCAGCCAAGTTGTCAAAGATTGTGGGGGAGTCTCTCAGGCAAGAAGTGATGAGGTCCTGAAGACCGAAGCAGAATTGCATTCTAAACCAGAGACAAATGAGACTAGTTTACAAACAGCTGGTTCGTTTGATCTAGGTGATGCTTATAAGCTGGCTGTTGGCAATAGATCAAGGCAATTATCTGGAAAGTTTTTGGAGCAGATGTCATTCAAGGATTCTACACGAATGAGTGAAGATCTGAAGGTCTTACTTACGCAACTGTCTTCTCCTCGTGTTACCGATACTACATTGAGTGAGATGAGTCCTCGGGTGTCTGTAAATGGTGAGGAAATTAGAACTTATGAAGCTTCTCACTTTATTGGAATGCAGATACTTCATAAAAGGATCTCGCTTGAGAGAAATGAATCTGGTTTATCTCTGGAAGGAAGCGCTGTGAGTGAAATTGAAGGTGAGAGTGTGTCTGATCGTTTAAAACGACAGGTGGAGTATGATAGAAAACTTATGGCTGCTCTCTATAAGGAGTTGGAGGAAGAGAGAAATGCATCCTCAGTTGCTGCAAATCAGGCAATGGCAATGATTACACGAGTACAAGAGGAGAAGGCAGCACTGAACATGGAAGCCCTGCAATGCTTAAGAGTGTTGGAAGAACAAGCTGAATATGACAATGAAGCACTGCAGAAAGCAAATGATCTTCTTGTACAGAAGGAGAAAGAGATTCAAGATTTAGAAGCTGAACTTGAACTTTACAAGAAAAAACTTGGGAACATGGCTCTCTTTGATGATGCACTTGAGGCAAGTTATGATTCAAATAAAGCTAAGCAAGCTGATACAATCTGCAGTGAAGGCAGTTCATCTTTTCCTGACGTGAATGCTGATATACCCACCAGAAAATATGGAATGTCCTCTAGAGAGGAGAACATAGATAAGAGGAGTCTGATACTTGATTTTGAAAGTGAAAGACAGCAAATTATGGTTTGTTTGAACAAATTGGAAGAAAGGCTCTATTTGTTCTCTAAGCATGAGGCTAGTCAACAGTCTGCTAATGTGAACAGCGAGTTTTCAACAGAAGAATGGGTTGAAGTGGGTAATCCGAAAGATTTGGACAAtagggaaatttttagaaataatGGTGAAATAGAGGAAAATGTGCGCCTAGATCCAACCGCTGACACAAGCCCTTCTGGTGAAGAAGTATCTACTTGCAAGTTTCCAGATGAGAGCAAATCTTGGCTGTGCGCTGATGGAGATTCTGAGTTAGAGACATTGAAAAGTGAGTTATCAGTTTTGAGCAGCAGGCTGAAAGCACTTGAAACAGAACACTGCTTTCTTGAGCATTCCATCAACTCACTGAGGAATGGAGATGAGGGGCATCGATTCATTGAGGAGATAGCTGGTCACTTGCGACAGTTGCATTTTGTTTGGGACAGAACACATGATGATCTTGCACGTAAATAA